Proteins encoded by one window of Emticicia oligotrophica DSM 17448:
- a CDS encoding alpha/beta fold hydrolase yields MNYEVKHEGEFKYIDEGQGDTLLILHGLFGALSNFDDVIEGFKHRCRIVIPVMPIYDMPMREASLEGLRAFIERFVTYKELKDFIILGNSLGGHVGLLYTLSHQENIKALVLTGSSGLFENTMGGSFPKRGSYEYIKERVAYTFYDPNTATKELIDECFEITSSIPKCMNIVQIAKSAQRHNMSKEIQSIYVKTCLIWGLNDTITPPHVGFEFNRLIKNSELYFIDKCCHAPMMERPAEFNVYLEKFLDKIQAEVAV; encoded by the coding sequence ATGAATTACGAAGTAAAACACGAAGGCGAGTTTAAATACATTGATGAAGGTCAAGGCGATACTTTATTGATTTTACACGGGCTTTTTGGAGCATTGAGTAACTTTGATGATGTAATCGAAGGTTTCAAACACCGTTGTAGAATAGTAATACCTGTAATGCCTATTTATGATATGCCCATGCGTGAGGCAAGTTTAGAAGGTTTACGGGCTTTTATCGAACGCTTCGTTACATATAAAGAACTCAAGGATTTTATCATTCTTGGTAACTCGCTTGGTGGCCATGTTGGTCTTCTTTATACACTTTCACACCAAGAGAATATCAAGGCATTGGTACTTACCGGTAGTTCGGGGCTATTCGAAAACACCATGGGGGGCTCGTTTCCTAAACGTGGTAGTTACGAATATATCAAGGAACGAGTAGCTTATACTTTCTACGACCCAAACACCGCAACAAAAGAATTAATTGACGAATGTTTTGAAATTACATCGAGCATTCCGAAATGTATGAATATTGTGCAAATTGCCAAATCAGCTCAACGACACAATATGTCGAAAGAGATTCAAAGCATATATGTAAAAACTTGCTTAATTTGGGGGCTTAATGATACCATTACCCCTCCGCATGTAGGTTTCGAATTTAATCGACTCATAAAAAACTCTGAGCTCTACTTTATTGACAAATGCTGCCATGCCCCAATGATGGAGCGTCCAGCAGAATTTAATGTTTATCTTGAGAAATTTCTTGATAAAATTCAGGCTGAAGTAGCTGTTTAA
- a CDS encoding NAD(P)/FAD-dependent oxidoreductase produces the protein MNDFSTVIIGGGISGLTCAKYLNEKGYSFLLLEGSDALGGRVRTDNVDGFLLDRGFQILLTNYPEAKKILNYSNLDLRYFNSGAMIKTEKGFMKMENPFKNKMAYLTMAFSSVGTLSDKLKIRKFANELAEISEDEIFNMNATDTLSFLRSYGWSDKMINNFFKPFFGGVFLENELATSSNFFQFVFKQFFKGDAAIPAEGMQAIPEQIAEMLPKISIRKNARVKGFEGNQLFLDGGEVITADRIVVATDPKTSDELLGENTERAYNTTTCTYFSAEVSPLKGQKFIALNPNRKSVVHNVCVPSDISSHYGQGGKTLISVSTQGLEKLDERNLTNRIKRELFEWFGAQVNVWKHLKTYHIPESLVQYRAGDEVQQLKLSGNLYRCGDYLAYPSLNAAMKTGREVAQMIME, from the coding sequence ATGAATGATTTTTCAACTGTTATTATCGGTGGTGGAATATCGGGGTTAACCTGTGCAAAATATTTGAATGAAAAAGGCTATAGTTTTCTATTACTTGAAGGCTCAGATGCCTTAGGAGGGCGTGTAAGAACCGATAATGTAGATGGTTTTTTACTTGATAGGGGCTTTCAAATTTTATTAACAAATTATCCAGAAGCAAAGAAAATACTTAATTATAGTAACCTTGATTTAAGATATTTTAATTCTGGGGCTATGATAAAAACTGAAAAGGGATTTATGAAAATGGAAAACCCTTTCAAGAATAAAATGGCATATCTAACAATGGCATTTTCATCGGTTGGTACGCTTAGTGATAAATTGAAAATAAGAAAATTTGCCAATGAATTAGCCGAAATTTCAGAGGATGAAATTTTCAATATGAATGCTACTGATACCCTTTCGTTTTTAAGAAGCTACGGTTGGAGCGATAAAATGATTAATAATTTCTTCAAACCATTTTTTGGGGGTGTATTTCTTGAAAATGAATTGGCTACTTCAAGCAATTTCTTTCAGTTTGTATTTAAGCAATTTTTTAAAGGCGATGCCGCAATCCCCGCCGAAGGAATGCAGGCTATTCCTGAACAAATTGCTGAGATGTTGCCCAAAATTAGTATTCGTAAAAATGCACGTGTGAAAGGTTTTGAAGGAAACCAATTATTTTTAGATGGGGGTGAGGTAATTACAGCCGATAGAATTGTGGTAGCAACTGACCCTAAAACAAGCGATGAACTTTTAGGTGAAAACACCGAACGGGCATATAATACAACAACCTGTACGTATTTTTCAGCCGAAGTTTCGCCGTTGAAAGGACAAAAATTTATAGCCTTGAATCCAAATCGTAAGAGTGTCGTGCATAATGTATGTGTACCGAGTGATATTTCCTCGCATTATGGTCAGGGTGGCAAAACATTGATTTCGGTAAGTACACAAGGTTTAGAAAAATTAGATGAACGTAACCTAACGAACCGAATCAAACGTGAATTATTCGAGTGGTTTGGTGCTCAAGTAAACGTTTGGAAGCACTTAAAAACTTACCATATCCCAGAATCATTGGTGCAATACCGAGCAGGTGATGAAGTTCAGCAATTAAAACTAAGCGGTAATCTTTATCGCTGCGGCGATTACTTGGCCTATCCATCGCTCAATGCTGCTATGAAAACTGGTCGTGAAGTAGCACAGATGATTATGGAATAA
- a CDS encoding RNA polymerase sigma factor, whose protein sequence is MAKLLSLFSNEYDLAKAVQRQDPKAQTKLYEKFASKMLAVCTRYVGDKMEAEDVMIDGFMRVFDKIDQFTFQGSFEGWVRKIMVNEALMYVRSKKMLVVDLEYAIEEPNESSFSTDLEAADLLRIIEELPVGYRTVFNLYAIEGYNHIEIGEMLGISEGTSKSQLSRARAMLQAKVMKLENKAFG, encoded by the coding sequence ATGGCTAAACTTTTATCACTTTTTTCCAACGAATACGACCTCGCAAAGGCCGTACAGCGACAAGACCCCAAAGCACAGACCAAACTCTACGAAAAGTTTGCGTCGAAGATGTTGGCGGTGTGTACTCGCTACGTAGGAGATAAGATGGAGGCCGAAGATGTGATGATAGATGGTTTTATGCGGGTTTTTGATAAAATCGACCAGTTTACATTCCAAGGGAGTTTTGAAGGCTGGGTGCGTAAAATTATGGTCAACGAAGCATTAATGTATGTTCGAAGCAAAAAAATGCTGGTGGTAGATTTAGAATATGCCATCGAAGAACCCAACGAATCTTCGTTTAGCACTGACCTCGAAGCAGCCGATTTATTAAGAATAATTGAAGAGTTGCCCGTAGGTTATCGAACAGTTTTCAATCTATATGCCATTGAAGGGTACAACCACATCGAAATAGGCGAGATGCTTGGCATATCTGAAGGTACCTCAAAATCACAATTAAGCCGAGCAAGAGCAATGTTGCAGGCGAAAGTCATGAAGCTCGAAAATAAAGCTTTCGGATAA
- a CDS encoding TCR/Tet family MFS transporter produces the protein MSDKRNAATIFIFITMLIDSIGFGIIIPVMPSLISELAHTDVSGAARYGGFLFAAYSVMQFICSPIVGGLSDQYGRRPVLLASLFGFGLDYVLLIFAPTIEWLFVGRLIAGVMGASFTTAAAYMADISTPEKRAQNFGMIGAAFGLGFIIGPIIGGLASDFGTRVPFMVSGVLTLINWLYGFFILPESLKLENRRKFDWKRANPVGALLNLRRFPMLIGLVAALFLVYIANFSTQGTWSYYVKEKFNWTNQEIGWSLTFIGCMIALVQGGLTRVAIPKLGAKNSIYIGFMFTIICSITYAFANQGWMMYAIMVPFSLGGLAGPAMQGIISTQIPANEQGELQGSLTSLNSVAAIIGPILMTSLFYKFTEKGAPIYFPGAPFMAAAVLSLLSLLLIVRTLNKDKV, from the coding sequence ATGTCTGATAAAAGAAATGCAGCAACCATTTTCATATTCATCACAATGTTGATTGATTCGATAGGGTTTGGGATAATTATTCCCGTAATGCCTTCGTTGATTTCTGAATTAGCTCATACTGATGTTAGTGGAGCTGCACGTTATGGTGGATTTTTATTTGCGGCTTATTCCGTTATGCAATTTATATGCTCACCTATAGTGGGTGGATTGAGCGACCAATATGGTAGAAGACCCGTTTTATTGGCTTCATTATTTGGCTTTGGCCTTGATTATGTATTGCTAATCTTTGCTCCCACAATTGAGTGGTTATTTGTAGGACGTTTGATTGCTGGGGTGATGGGAGCAAGTTTCACAACTGCTGCAGCGTATATGGCCGATATTAGTACTCCAGAGAAAAGAGCCCAAAATTTTGGTATGATTGGAGCGGCATTTGGCTTAGGTTTTATCATTGGGCCAATTATTGGTGGTTTAGCGAGTGATTTCGGTACTCGTGTACCATTTATGGTGTCGGGCGTCTTAACACTGATAAACTGGCTTTATGGATTCTTTATTTTACCAGAATCACTAAAGCTTGAAAATCGCCGTAAATTTGATTGGAAAAGAGCAAATCCTGTGGGTGCTTTATTGAATTTACGCCGTTTCCCAATGTTGATTGGCTTGGTTGCGGCATTGTTTTTGGTTTATATTGCCAATTTTTCAACTCAAGGAACTTGGTCATATTATGTAAAAGAAAAGTTTAATTGGACGAATCAAGAAATAGGTTGGTCACTGACATTCATTGGTTGTATGATTGCTTTAGTACAAGGTGGACTTACGCGAGTGGCTATTCCGAAATTAGGGGCAAAGAATTCAATATATATTGGCTTTATGTTTACAATTATTTGTTCGATTACTTATGCTTTTGCCAATCAAGGTTGGATGATGTATGCCATTATGGTGCCATTTTCGTTGGGTGGTTTAGCAGGGCCTGCTATGCAAGGTATTATTTCTACTCAAATTCCTGCCAACGAACAAGGAGAATTGCAAGGTTCACTGACAAGTTTAAATAGTGTAGCAGCCATTATCGGCCCAATTTTGATGACTTCTCTTTTTTATAAGTTTACCGAAAAAGGAGCTCCTATTTATTTTCCGGGTGCACCTTTTATGGCGGCAGCAGTGCTCAGTTTATTAAGTTTATTATTAATTGTGAGAACACTGAATAAAGATAAAGTCTAA
- a CDS encoding putative toxin-antitoxin system toxin component, PIN family → MRIVLDTNVLVSAISPISDYYWIYESIFDGKLTLCVSTDILTEYAEILERFYGYVVAEATLTALSYSPFVEQFSPSYFWNMITQDADDNKFVDCAISASADYIITLDKHFNVLQNIPFPKVLVLKPNELLIKSEEEK, encoded by the coding sequence ATGAGGATTGTTTTAGATACGAATGTACTTGTAAGTGCGATTTCGCCCATTTCTGATTATTATTGGATTTATGAAAGCATCTTTGATGGTAAACTGACGCTATGCGTAAGCACCGATATTTTGACAGAATATGCCGAAATACTCGAACGTTTCTATGGCTACGTAGTTGCCGAAGCCACCCTTACTGCTCTTTCATACTCGCCTTTTGTAGAGCAGTTTAGCCCTTCTTACTTCTGGAATATGATTACGCAAGATGCCGACGACAACAAATTTGTTGATTGTGCCATTTCGGCAAGTGCCGACTACATCATTACGCTTGATAAACATTTCAATGTACTACAAAACATACCTTTTCCGAAGGTTTTGGTACTAAAACCTAATGAATTATTGATTAAATCGGAGGAGGAGAAATGA
- the hsdR gene encoding EcoAI/FtnUII family type I restriction enzme subunit R translates to MFNKKLLSERDICTKYISPAIEKAGWNKHIHYLEEVNITAGKILVKGSLTTRAKNKRADYILYYKDNPVAIIEAKDNNHAMGAGMQQGLEYARMLDIPCIFSSNGDGFIFHDKTAQDENIEVEIGLDEFPSPEAIWLKYKTFKGLDTPITEKVALQKYYSDGSGRKPRYYQQIAINRTVQAIAKGNNRILLIMATGTGKTYTAFQIAYILWKASVKKRILFLADRTALIDQTRKGDFKHFKDKMTVVEHRQVDKSYEIYLALYQGLSGNEDDKNIYKQFSPEFFDLIIVDECHRGSAKDDSAWREILAYFSNATQIGLTATPKETKETSNIEYFKDPVYTYSLKQGIDDGFLAPYKVLKMQFGMNSGAEQWRPEKDKLDKQGNLIEDRVYNLKDFDRNLVIEERTRKVAKRISDFLKATNRFDKTIIFCEDIEHAERMRSEIVNQNPDLCRANDKYVVRITGDNDEGKRELDNFINPEETYPVIATTSELMTTGVDAQTCKLIVLDANIGSMTKFKQIIGRGTRINEEFGKRFFTIMDFRSATELFADKNFDGEPIRIKEINEETDFEEIVAEENDLEAPISSEYDAEETVALENAVNETKETYKTKDFFSATPNKRTKVFVNGVEVTLLVEREMYFDNDGKPITKSLKDYTKDIIQARYNSLDEFLNKWNATDRKDAIIAELEEQGIFIEHLKEAVNKDFDLFDLICHIAFEQPPLSRKDRVESVKKRNYFTKYGEQARKILETLLEKYGEEGIENLENIDILKVQPLSQFGSAYEIITTFGGKSKYLQAIKELENEIYKTA, encoded by the coding sequence ATGTTTAACAAAAAGCTGCTATCTGAAAGAGACATCTGCACGAAATACATTTCACCTGCCATCGAAAAAGCGGGTTGGAATAAGCACATTCACTACTTAGAGGAGGTAAACATTACCGCTGGTAAAATCTTGGTTAAAGGCTCACTCACTACACGAGCCAAAAACAAACGAGCTGACTATATTCTGTACTACAAAGACAATCCTGTTGCAATCATTGAGGCAAAAGACAATAACCATGCTATGGGTGCAGGTATGCAACAAGGTTTAGAATATGCCCGAATGCTTGATATTCCTTGCATTTTCAGTAGCAATGGCGATGGTTTTATTTTCCATGACAAAACTGCTCAAGATGAAAACATCGAGGTCGAAATTGGCTTAGATGAGTTTCCGAGTCCCGAAGCAATTTGGCTTAAATACAAAACTTTCAAAGGGCTTGATACACCCATTACTGAAAAGGTAGCTTTACAAAAATATTACTCCGATGGCAGCGGACGAAAACCTCGCTACTATCAACAAATAGCCATTAATCGCACGGTACAAGCTATTGCAAAAGGTAATAATCGCATTTTATTGATTATGGCCACTGGTACTGGTAAAACTTACACAGCGTTTCAAATAGCTTATATTTTATGGAAGGCCAGCGTTAAGAAACGCATTTTGTTTTTAGCTGACCGAACCGCTCTAATCGACCAAACTCGTAAAGGAGATTTTAAGCATTTTAAAGATAAAATGACGGTTGTAGAACATCGTCAGGTAGATAAAAGCTATGAAATCTATTTAGCACTCTATCAAGGCTTATCGGGCAATGAAGACGATAAAAATATCTACAAACAATTTTCACCCGAATTCTTCGACCTAATCATTGTTGATGAGTGCCATCGTGGTAGTGCAAAGGATGATAGTGCTTGGCGTGAAATATTGGCGTATTTCAGTAATGCCACACAAATCGGTTTGACAGCAACGCCTAAAGAAACCAAAGAAACAAGTAATATCGAATACTTTAAAGACCCTGTTTATACCTACTCGCTCAAACAAGGGATTGATGATGGTTTTTTAGCTCCGTATAAAGTCCTAAAAATGCAGTTTGGTATGAATTCGGGGGCGGAACAATGGCGACCCGAAAAAGACAAACTCGACAAGCAGGGCAATCTGATAGAAGACAGGGTATATAACCTCAAAGACTTTGACCGAAACTTAGTGATTGAAGAACGAACTCGAAAAGTAGCGAAACGTATCAGTGATTTCTTGAAAGCAACTAACCGTTTTGACAAAACGATTATCTTTTGTGAGGATATTGAACACGCTGAAAGAATGAGGTCGGAGATAGTGAACCAAAACCCTGACCTTTGCCGAGCAAATGATAAGTATGTAGTGCGTATCACTGGGGATAATGACGAGGGCAAACGAGAATTAGACAATTTCATTAACCCCGAAGAAACTTATCCTGTCATTGCCACTACATCGGAGTTAATGACCACTGGCGTTGATGCTCAGACCTGCAAATTGATTGTGTTAGATGCCAATATTGGTTCAATGACCAAGTTTAAGCAAATCATCGGGCGTGGCACTCGCATCAATGAAGAGTTTGGTAAACGATTCTTTACTATCATGGATTTTAGAAGTGCGACCGAGCTTTTTGCCGATAAAAACTTTGACGGTGAGCCGATTCGGATAAAAGAAATAAACGAAGAAACCGATTTTGAGGAGATTGTAGCGGAGGAAAACGATTTAGAAGCTCCTATTTCGAGCGAATATGATGCAGAGGAAACGGTAGCACTCGAAAATGCTGTAAACGAAACAAAAGAGACTTATAAAACAAAAGATTTCTTTTCGGCAACACCTAACAAACGCACCAAAGTCTTTGTGAATGGCGTAGAAGTTACGCTATTGGTTGAGCGTGAAATGTATTTCGATAATGATGGTAAGCCGATTACTAAAAGTCTGAAAGATTACACCAAAGATATTATTCAGGCACGATATAATTCATTAGATGAATTTTTGAATAAATGGAATGCCACCGATAGAAAAGATGCCATCATTGCCGAACTCGAAGAACAAGGCATATTCATTGAACATTTAAAAGAAGCCGTAAACAAGGATTTTGATTTGTTCGACCTTATTTGCCACATCGCATTTGAGCAGCCTCCATTGAGCCGTAAAGACCGAGTAGAAAGTGTAAAAAAACGCAATTATTTTACGAAGTATGGCGAACAAGCTCGCAAGATTCTCGAAACACTTTTAGAGAAATACGGAGAAGAGGGCATTGAGAATTTAGAAAACATTGATATTCTGAAAGTGCAGCCACTAAGCCAATTTGGTTCGGCTTACGAGATTATCACTACTTTTGGGGGTAAAAGCAAGTATTTACAGGCTATTAAAGAATTAGAAAACGAAATTTATAAAACTGCATAA
- a CDS encoding CBS domain-containing protein gives MTITEIINHDLPVLKPSDSVGDALNWMEENRIGQLIVVDAGKYAGIVSEDILMDYDEDMPLADVMLQFSEITINDSQHIYESLGLLSKYHLQVLAVLDEEQNFIGLVAATDVYNKFAELLGSQEPGAVLVVSIKNRDYSLAEISRLIESDNAKVLSSYFSGNTFNDSATLTLKINRESINSIIATLERFGYTVEASYAHEPIDSIEQERYDLLMKYLSI, from the coding sequence ATGACAATTACCGAAATTATCAACCACGATTTGCCTGTTTTGAAGCCCTCTGATAGTGTTGGAGATGCTTTGAATTGGATGGAAGAAAACCGTATTGGGCAATTAATTGTAGTCGATGCGGGAAAATATGCAGGAATTGTCAGTGAAGATATCTTGATGGATTATGATGAAGATATGCCATTAGCTGATGTAATGCTTCAATTTTCAGAAATTACAATCAATGATTCTCAGCATATTTACGAATCACTAGGCCTCCTCTCGAAATATCATTTACAAGTACTTGCAGTTTTAGATGAAGAACAAAACTTTATAGGTCTTGTAGCTGCAACCGATGTTTACAACAAATTTGCTGAACTACTCGGTAGCCAAGAACCAGGGGCGGTTTTGGTTGTTTCAATCAAAAACCGTGATTATTCATTGGCCGAAATTAGTCGTTTGATAGAATCAGATAACGCTAAAGTACTTAGTAGTTATTTTTCGGGTAATACTTTCAATGACTCGGCAACTCTTACGCTTAAAATTAATCGAGAAAGCATCAACTCTATCATAGCCACTCTCGAAAGATTTGGTTATACAGTAGAAGCTAGCTATGCCCACGAGCCCATCGATAGCATTGAGCAAGAACGGTATGATTTACTAATGAAATATTTAAGTATATAA
- a CDS encoding class I SAM-dependent DNA methyltransferase: protein MTNISGTIKSIRDIMWQDTGLNGDAQRIEQLGWMLFFKIFSDKDKELELIDDNYKSPIPDHFHWEEWAANDEGITGDELLSFIDRELFPALRNIDVSTGNRRALIVREVFEGNNNYMKSGTNIRKVLNKLNEIDFNIAKDRHAFGELYEGILKELQSAGKSGEFYTPRAITQFITDIINPKIGERILDPACGTGGYLTCAIEHLKKQANNVEQLKSITENIAGWEYKPLPFLLATTNLILHDIEVPNIRFGDALDQPLSNFTEKDRVNVILANPPFGGIVANGNESNFPQNFRTKESADLFLILMIHLLKAGGRAGIVLPDGSLTGEGVKQRVREKLLKDCNLHTIIRLPQSVFAPYATVNTNLLFFDKGTPTKEIWYYEHTLPEGQKAYSKTKTIKVEEFEPIKQWWHNRQESEVAWKVSIDTIIERGYDLDIKNPNKVVEEVVYDRKAIIENLEKSFRASLAIIEELKL, encoded by the coding sequence ATGACCAACATTTCAGGCACAATAAAAAGTATCCGTGATATCATGTGGCAAGACACTGGCCTTAATGGCGATGCCCAACGTATTGAGCAGCTCGGATGGATGCTTTTCTTTAAGATTTTCTCGGATAAAGATAAAGAACTCGAACTCATTGACGATAATTATAAAAGCCCAATCCCCGACCATTTTCATTGGGAAGAATGGGCTGCCAACGACGAAGGAATAACGGGCGACGAACTCCTCAGTTTTATTGACCGTGAGTTGTTTCCTGCTTTGCGTAATATTGATGTCTCGACTGGCAACCGTCGGGCTTTGATAGTGCGTGAGGTGTTTGAGGGCAACAACAACTACATGAAAAGCGGCACGAATATCCGCAAGGTGCTAAACAAGCTCAACGAAATTGATTTTAATATTGCCAAAGACCGCCACGCTTTTGGCGAGCTATATGAGGGTATCTTGAAAGAACTCCAAAGTGCGGGCAAAAGTGGCGAGTTTTATACCCCAAGAGCCATTACGCAGTTTATTACCGACATCATCAACCCCAAAATTGGTGAGCGGATTCTCGACCCTGCTTGTGGCACTGGTGGGTATCTGACTTGTGCCATTGAGCATCTGAAAAAACAAGCCAATAACGTTGAGCAACTCAAAAGCATTACCGAAAACATTGCAGGTTGGGAATACAAACCACTGCCGTTTTTGTTGGCTACTACCAACCTGATTTTACACGATATTGAAGTACCAAACATTCGTTTTGGCGATGCTCTCGACCAACCTTTGAGCAATTTTACCGAAAAAGACCGAGTAAACGTAATCTTGGCAAATCCGCCGTTTGGTGGCATTGTAGCCAATGGCAATGAGTCGAATTTTCCGCAGAATTTCCGTACGAAAGAAAGTGCCGATTTGTTTTTGATTCTGATGATTCATTTGCTCAAAGCTGGCGGACGTGCAGGCATTGTACTACCCGATGGTAGCCTCACGGGCGAGGGCGTGAAACAACGAGTACGTGAAAAACTACTGAAAGACTGTAACCTACACACCATCATAAGGCTACCACAGAGTGTTTTTGCCCCTTACGCCACCGTAAATACCAATCTTTTGTTTTTTGATAAAGGCACGCCAACCAAAGAGATTTGGTACTACGAACACACCCTACCCGAAGGACAAAAAGCATATAGCAAGACCAAAACCATAAAAGTTGAGGAGTTTGAGCCAATAAAACAATGGTGGCACAACCGCCAAGAAAGCGAGGTAGCTTGGAAGGTCTCGATTGATACCATCATTGAGCGAGGCTATGATTTGGATATTAAAAACCCGAATAAAGTGGTAGAGGAAGTGGTTTATGATAGAAAAGCGATTATCGAAAATCTTGAAAAATCGTTTAGGGCTTCTTTGGCGATTATTGAAGAACTAAAACTTTAA
- the tuf gene encoding elongation factor Tu: protein MAKENFDRSKPHVNIGTIGHVDHGKTTLTAAITKVLAEKGLAEKRDFSSIDNAPEEKERGITINTAHVEYATANRHYAHVDCPGHADYVKNMVTGAAQMDGAILVVAATDGPMPQTREHILLARQVGVPQLVVFMNKVDMVDDPELLELVEMEIRELLSFYKFDGDNIPVIQGSALGGLNGDAKWVATIEQLMEAVDTWIPLPPRATDKPFLMPVEDVFSITGRGTVATGRIETGVINSGEPVEILGMGAENLKSVVTGVEMFRKILDRGEAGDNVGLLLRGIEKTDIKRGMVICKPGSVKPHNHFKAEVYVLSKEEGGRHTPFFNKYRPQFYFRTTDVTGEITLPAGVEMVMPGDNITIEVKLINAIAMDKGLRFAIREGGRTVGAGQVTEIIA from the coding sequence ATGGCAAAAGAGAATTTTGACCGTAGTAAGCCTCACGTAAACATTGGTACCATCGGTCACGTTGACCACGGTAAAACTACTTTGACGGCTGCCATCACAAAAGTACTTGCAGAGAAAGGTTTGGCAGAGAAAAGAGATTTCTCGTCAATTGACAATGCTCCTGAAGAAAAAGAGCGTGGTATTACTATCAATACTGCTCACGTAGAATATGCAACAGCGAACCGTCACTATGCACACGTTGACTGTCCTGGTCACGCTGACTACGTTAAGAACATGGTAACTGGTGCTGCTCAGATGGACGGTGCTATCCTTGTAGTTGCTGCTACTGACGGTCCGATGCCACAAACTCGTGAGCACATCCTTCTTGCTCGTCAGGTAGGTGTTCCTCAACTTGTTGTATTCATGAACAAAGTGGATATGGTTGATGACCCAGAATTATTAGAGTTAGTAGAAATGGAAATCCGCGAATTGTTGTCATTCTACAAATTCGACGGTGATAATATCCCAGTAATTCAAGGTTCTGCTCTTGGTGGTTTGAACGGAGATGCTAAGTGGGTAGCAACTATCGAGCAATTGATGGAAGCTGTTGACACTTGGATTCCACTTCCTCCACGTGCAACAGACAAACCATTCTTGATGCCAGTTGAAGACGTGTTCTCTATCACAGGTCGTGGTACTGTAGCAACAGGTCGTATTGAAACAGGTGTTATCAACTCTGGTGAGCCAGTTGAAATCTTAGGTATGGGTGCTGAAAACTTAAAATCAGTTGTAACTGGTGTTGAGATGTTCCGTAAAATCCTTGACCGTGGAGAAGCTGGTGATAACGTAGGTTTATTGCTTCGTGGTATTGAGAAAACTGATATCAAGCGTGGTATGGTTATCTGTAAGCCAGGTTCAGTTAAGCCTCACAATCACTTCAAAGCTGAGGTTTACGTATTGAGCAAAGAAGAAGGTGGTCGTCACACGCCATTCTTTAACAAATACCGTCCTCAATTCTACTTCCGTACAACTGACGTAACTGGTGAAATCACGTTACCAGCTGGAGTAGAAATGGTTATGCCTGGTGATAATATCACTATTGAGGTGAAATTAATCAACGCTATCGCGATGGACAAAGGTCTTCGTTTCGCGATTCGTGAAGGTGGCCGTACAGTAGGTGCTGGTCAGGTAACTGAAATCATCGCTTAA
- a CDS encoding Fic/DOC family protein — protein MKYQTSYDQNENLPNKQGLLNKDEIDLAEFEGFLTAEILLTDKLTSKTKFDLKYIQNIHLLALGELYDFAGKWRTVNLSKGGYVFASAQFLDQTMQYFEDEMLKNLPKRYASKEDLLNDVAKIHAELLFIHPFREGNGRAARILANLMCRKYGYEPPNWELISKDEKEPLNFGIYVKAVQQAANQDYTLMQQIFRQISLS, from the coding sequence ATGAAATATCAAACTTCTTATGACCAGAATGAAAACCTACCCAATAAGCAGGGACTTCTGAATAAAGATGAAATAGACTTAGCCGAATTTGAAGGTTTTTTAACTGCCGAAATCTTACTTACTGATAAGCTAACTTCAAAAACTAAATTCGACTTAAAATATATTCAAAACATACATTTGTTGGCATTGGGTGAACTTTACGACTTTGCAGGAAAATGGCGAACCGTAAATTTATCAAAAGGAGGTTATGTCTTTGCTTCGGCTCAGTTTTTAGACCAAACCATGCAATATTTTGAAGATGAAATGCTGAAAAACTTACCTAAAAGATATGCTTCAAAAGAAGATTTATTGAATGATGTAGCAAAAATTCATGCTGAATTACTCTTTATACACCCTTTTAGAGAGGGGAATGGACGAGCAGCTCGGATATTAGCAAATTTGATGTGCAGAAAATACGGTTATGAGCCACCCAATTGGGAGTTGATAAGCAAAGATGAAAAAGAGCCTTTAAATTTCGGAATTTATGTAAAGGCTGTTCAACAGGCTGCTAATCAAGACTATACCCTCATGCAGCAAATTTTTAGGCAGATTTCTCTATCTTGA